A genomic segment from Orrella daihaiensis encodes:
- the rpsT gene encoding 30S ribosomal protein S20 → MANTAQARKRARQSVARNMHNSSLRSMLRTSIKRVRAAIASGDKAAASEAFKKSMSVIDSVADKKIIHKNKAARQKSRLNAAIKALA, encoded by the coding sequence ATGGCCAACACCGCCCAAGCCAGAAAGCGCGCTCGTCAATCCGTAGCCCGCAATATGCATAACTCCAGCCTGCGCTCCATGCTGCGCACTTCAATCAAGCGCGTCCGTGCTGCTATTGCCTCGGGTGACAAGGCTGCTGCCAGCGAAGCTTTCAAAAAGAGCATGAGTGTCATTGATAGCGTGGCTGATAAAAAAATCATCCACAAAAACAAGGCAGCTCGTCAGAAAAGCCGCCTTAACGCAGCTATCAAAGCTTTAGCCTAA